The region agcagcagcctttcCAGAATCATCATCACGAACCCGACGTATCCGCCCTCCGTCTTGCCATTGCTCTGAACGCTCTGGGTACCGTTCCTACCAGCAAACAGCCACTGCATCCGCACTGCATCCGCACTGCACCGGGCACCTCGCTCTCCGCCGCGCACTCGCTGACGACAACGGAGGACGGTAGCGCCGAGTTTCTATGTGCCTTATTAGCGCCTCGCTGCGTCTATCAGGCTATCAGTCACCagccaacccacccaaccactGGACAACAACGACCGCTGCCTGCGAGATTCACAacctgttgatgttgagccTACAGGGACAATAATTTCTGGGCTATCTTTTCAGACTCCCTCCAAGCCGAAGGCCGCACGGAATCaccgaccaccaccgccgcccgaccttcccccttttcccccgcGATGCCCTCAATCTTGAATGACGACGACAAGGAGACCGTCAAGCGCCATGTGCCCAAGCAAACCAACAAAATCCACGCCGTTGCCATTGCTCGCCTCTACGTAGCGTATCCCAATCGGTCGAAATGGACATACACGGGGTTACAGGGTGCTGTGGTGCTGGCGAATGACCTGGTCGGCAACACGTActggttgaagatggtggaCATCTCGGTAGGCAATTCTTGGGACTTGTGGCACAATGGTATTGCTGGTTCACCTTGCTAACGGCTGGACAGCCCGGAAACCGAGGTGTCATTTGGGATCAAGAGATATTCGACACATGGAGTTACAACCAAGACCGTGTCTTTTTTCATACGTTTGAGTTGGAAGAGTGTTTGGCGGGGCTGTCCTTTGtggacgagaaggaggccaaacagttcttgaagaagatgaaTGACCGGGAGAAGAACGCGAGCAAGGCCACGCTGAAGACACCGTTTGGAGGCTCGGCGCAAGCTGCCCCGCACAAGCATCACCATGGTCTGCTTGGGGGTCTCTTCGGTCACCGTCACTCGTCCGCTCCCACTCCGCCCGAATCGCCACGTGCCCCTGCCGCTTCGACGCGAGATAGCAGATCCGGGAGCGTCAACGGGTACAATGCGCCGCCTGTTTTGGCACCGGCCCGCTCTGCCTTTGCTACCCTGGACGCCTTCGACCCGCTATGGAGAGAACATTTCGGAGACGATTTGAAGGCACAGGGTCTTACCGACGACTTTATCCAGGACAACCAGGACTTCATCATTGATTTCCTCAAGGAACAGCAGGCAAGCCAGGCCAGTCAACCAGTCTCggcgccccctcccccaccacctccagtCAATGGATCAGGGGCAGGACTGAGggcgcctcctccgccacctcctccggcagGGCGCCCCGAGGCCCCCTCGGCACCACCAGCGCCCCCGGCCCCGAGAAGAGGAGCAgcgccacctcccccgccggcTCCGAGAAGGTCAGCCAATAAACTGGATGCGCCAGCCGAGCGCgagccaacaccaccgcgaGAAGacaccccccctcttccctcccgaCCAAAATTCGCTGTTCCCCCGCCCATCGCGGACGCTGGCAAGTTTGCGCGTATCGAGCCGGTTCGATCTGTGCCGGCACCTCCAGCTCCCGGacccccaccgccgcctcggcCACCAAAGACACCGATCGAAGATGGCGAACCGTCACACCGACATGCCGTCCCTCCACCCTTTGCTGGACAGCGGAgcgttcctcctcctcccccgagtCGCGGCACTGTGCCTCCCGCTCCACCGTCGAGAAATGCGGCACCAGTGCACGCCCCGCCTCCACCTCTGCCTCCCAAGGCCCCGGCTTCGAGCgcgcctcctcttccaccgaTGAACTCTCGACCACCTCCTTCATTGCCGGTTAGAAGCCCAGCTCCCCCTCTGCCATCATCCAacgcacctcctccaccaccgcttcCAGCTTCGAATGcgcccccgcctcctcctctaccTTCCTCACAcgcacctccccctccacccttGCCTTCGTCACacgcaccccctccccctcctcttccggcATCCAGCGCACCCCCggcaccacccctccccccatcgGGCGgtgctcctcccccaccaccacctccccctccccctccaggACCAGGAATGGGCGGTATtgcccccccacctccccctccgcctcctccggcagGAggtatcccccctcctcctcctccgcctcctcccccccccaaccgaGACTCGGGGTACTCGTCCAGCGTGCCCGCCGCACCCGCCCTTTCCTCTGGCGATCCAGGACGTGGCGCCTTGTTGGATGGTATTCGTGGTGCTGGCGGTATTAAGGCACTCAAAAAAGTGGATCGGAGCCAGATTCGGGATCGATCTGGAGCCCAAGTTCCCGGGAATGATACGGGCCCTCATGGGAGTGGTCTTCCGCCTGCGGGAGtcggggctgctgctgctgggggtgCGGCAGGTGGTGGGATGGCTGATGCTTTGGCGCTAGCGTTGGAAAAGAGGAAGAACAAAGTTAGCAAGAGTGGTAAGTTTCCCTTGATCATGAAATGTTTATGTTTCGGGCGGTTGCTGACCATGTGAGtagatgatgaggatgacggggaTGACTGGGATTAAGTGTGAGGATttgtggaagaagaggctgcGTTGAGAGTTTGGTGAGAAGGGTAGTCTGACATGAAGGGAAAGAGTAGACGGAGAAGTTTGTATGGCTGGTTCAAGCGAGTTTTGCAAGGAGTAGGAGAAAGGGGTCGGGAGTTTGAGAAAGAGAGGGTACTTTGAGATGGCATCACGAGGTCCAAGGATGTTCACAAAAGcgaagaaaagggaagggaTATGTAGAGCTAGGGGAAATAGGCAAGATAGGAAAAGAGTCATTCTGAATTCGTAGTTTGAAAAGAGCATTACATGCCACTCTTGCGAGCGGTTCGGGCATGTCTCCTTTGGCCCCCTCCCAAGCAAAATATCACCGGTACATTAAATAAGATGGACCTGAAAACGATGGTATGTTGATTCAGAACTATTTTGCCAGCCCAGGCAGTCTATTTCCCACGCTTTTGACCgatgcaaaaaaaaaaaaaaaaaaaaaaaataatcaACACAAAAGTGTAAGCAAAAACAACACAAGGCACAAAAAAGTTTCTTTATCATCAAATCCATTACTCGAGAAAGATCCAGCCCATGACGTCTCTCCCATCACGGAGccatctcccctcccacccctctcctccgctATCAACAACTTTTCCACAATTTGCAACAGGACTAACACCAACTGTCGGGGACCTTGGCTTGTGTTACCAACGAACCAAGGTTTGAGAGAGAAGACAGTTTTGTGCTTCCCCAACCCTTTTGAGACCAAAAAGTAGGAAAGGGTGCGCCCCACCGCAGAGTGTGAAATGCTACGTGACGTTTGCGCTGATATCTGGCGAGATTTCTCGGCTGAGGTTTCTCAAATGTCATCAATCTCGATATCCTTGCTGGCGCCCGCAGCGCCgccctcgtcgtcgctgtcACGGTCCTCGTCGAACTCAAAGCCGCAgtcgccatcctcgccggGGCCGAAGGTGTCGGTCTCGTTGATCTTGGCGGTGTCTGGGAGCTCGCCGTAGGCCTTGCTGGGGGGTTGTTAGTAGGCTGCGGGTGATCGAGAGCGAGCAGACAAGGGGGGAGAAAACGTACAGAGAACGAGCCTCGTCGGCGGAGTACTTGAGGATAACGTCACCCTTCTCATCCTGGTACTCGCGGAGcgagacgaggatgatgtcgcCGTTGTTGATCCAGATCTTTTTCCTGAGCTTGCCGCGGATGAGACCGAGACGCTTGACACCGTCGAAGCACTGTCGCAAGAGTCAGTTTTGCTGCTTCCACAACTCGGCCGGTCGAGCGGGCTGGCTGGATTCGGATCCGAGccaggagggggatggggggaaatGGGAAAGCGAGATGTGTGGGTGAACTGGTGTTGGTAGTTGCTTACCATAGCCTCGAGTCTGCCGTTGCCCAACATCTTCAGGACCTGGGCGTATTCTTGCCCGTCCTCCTTGAATGTGAGTTCGCGCTTCTCATTGCTGCGATGCGATTAAGATGTCAGTGGGCTGCTTGATGGGCGCGCGcaacaaggaaaaggatggaggggcagaCACGCACTCGTTCTCGTTCTTTCCTCTACGTCTGTTTTtgcctccctttcccttgtTCTTGGGCATGTTGGCTGTTCTAAGCGCTTAGGCTGGACGACTCGATATGTGATGGGGGTATTGGGTGTTGCGGTCGAGTTCTCGGCGAAGCAAGAactttttggttgtttttgggcTGGCAAATTGCTGCAGCGATGGCCGATGCTTTTGGGAGTGAAGGGAAGCGCTGGGCAGGAGAGAGGGGCAGTGGCAGGCGGTTTATACCAATAGGCCTTGTTTTTCAGTTTGCCGCTGATTGGGTGTGTGCACTGTAATAAGTGGGGGCCAACAGTGGCGCTTGTAGGAAATTGTTGCCATTTGTGGCTCGcatctcttcttttttgacCATTTTGAAACACAAGAGGCTCCCAACCCATCCGCTGCAGACAATACCTCCTACCAACAATGTCTACCGGCACGAGCGCTGTGTAGCTGGGGACAGGCACTGAGCCGGAGGTGAATGCCCTTTGTGAGCGGAGCAATATCTGCCCCTCCCAGAGTCTCTTCGCTTCCCGAGGGAAAGTCAGCCACAGCCACCAGTGACTcgactcctcctcatccatcgCTCTCTCAGCATGGAGCGGGCAATGTGCCGCGCCGCCTCGACTCACCACAAGGCTCTCATCCCACCATTGCTGTCTAAAGCTTACAACACACGACCGGCCGCAAAATCATGGAAACCTTCAGTCTTCAGGCAGGCCAACCTGCCCATAGCACTCAGCTGGGACCCAAGCCAACCAGTCAAAGATTTCGCCGCGGCACACAAGATCGAATCTAGCGAGGCCGTGAAGACCATCCCTAAGCAAACCAGACTCACCATCCTGCGTGTTCAAGCTTGCCGAAGGCATGCTTTTGACCATCAGCATGAACCATACCTGCAGCCCCAAGAACATCCTCTGACCAAGAAGATCCTCTGGCGCTGTTATGAGTGGAAGCTCAATAGGCCTCTCTGGCTTTACGCAACCGCAACTACTAATGATGGTAGTACTGTGGTGATGCGCCGCCAGGCCGAGTGCAGGACACTggccgccatcaaggctGTTATCAAAGCCAGTGGCTTTGATTCAGATGGGACAGCGCTGGACGGGAGCGGTAGAG is a window of Podospora pseudopauciseta strain CBS 411.78 chromosome 1, whole genome shotgun sequence DNA encoding:
- a CDS encoding hypothetical protein (EggNog:ENOG503NWMY; COG:T; COG:Z; BUSCO:EOG09264U78), producing MPSILNDDDKETVKRHVPKQTNKIHAVAIARLYVAYPNRSKWTYTGLQGAVVLANDLVGNTYWLKMVDISPGNRGVIWDQEIFDTWSYNQDRVFFHTFELEECLAGLSFVDEKEAKQFLKKMNDREKNASKATLKTPFGGSAQAAPHKHHHGLLGGLFGHRHSSAPTPPESPRAPAASTRDSRSGSVNGYNAPPVLAPARSAFATLDAFDPLWREHFGDDLKAQGLTDDFIQDNQDFIIDFLKEQQASQASQPVSAPPPPPPPVNGSGAGLRAPPPPPPPAGRPEAPSAPPAPPAPRRGAAPPPPPAPRRSANKLDAPAEREPTPPREDTPPLPSRPKFAVPPPIADAGKFARIEPVRSVPAPPAPGPPPPPRPPKTPIEDGEPSHRHAVPPPFAGQRSVPPPPPSRGTVPPAPPSRNAAPVHAPPPPLPPKAPASSAPPLPPMNSRPPPSLPVRSPAPPLPSSNAPPPPPLPASNAPPPPPLPSSHAPPPPPLPSSHAPPPPPLPASSAPPAPPLPPSGGAPPPPPPPPPPPGPGMGGIAPPPPPPPPPAGGIPPPPPPPPPPPNRDSGYSSSVPAAPALSSGDPGRGALLDGIRGAGGIKALKKVDRSQIRDRSGAQVPGNDTGPHGSGLPPAGVGAAAAGGAAGGGMADALALALEKRKNKVSKSDDEDDGDDWD
- the TIF11 gene encoding Translation initiation factor 1A (BUSCO:EOG092652Y6; EggNog:ENOG503P2UG; COG:J), with the translated sequence MPKNKGKGGKNRRRGKNENDNEKRELTFKEDGQEYAQVLKMLGNGRLEAMCFDGVKRLGLIRGKLRKKIWINNGDIILVSLREYQDEKGDVILKYSADEARSLKAYGELPDTAKINETDTFGPGEDGDCGFEFDEDRDSDDEGGAAGASKDIEIDDI
- a CDS encoding hypothetical protein (EggNog:ENOG503P9C0); translation: MERAMCRAASTHHKALIPPLLSKAYNTRPAAKSWKPSVFRQANLPIALSWDPSQPVKDFAAAHKIESSEAVKTIPKQTRLTILRVQACRRHAFDHQHEPYLQPQEHPLTKKILWRCYEWKLNRPLWLYATATTNDGSTVVMRRQAECRTLAAIKAVIKASGFDSDGTALDGSGRVLYGTINLVIWSPKTLLNFEWNDLVEYLAGLVKTQILPSYVKMPGSPRMESQRPQTQVPKPQTQRPNSQRPRGRKPEGFTIV